A single region of the Pan troglodytes isolate AG18354 chromosome 22, NHGRI_mPanTro3-v2.0_pri, whole genome shotgun sequence genome encodes:
- the CLDN17 gene encoding claudin-17 translates to MAFYPLQIAGLVLGFLGMVGTLATTLLPQWRVSAFVGSNIIVFERLWEGLWMNCIRQARVRLQCKVYSSLLALPPALETARALMCVAVALSLIALLIGICGMKQVQCTGSNERAKAYLLGTSGVLFILTGIFVLIPVSWTANIIIRDFYNPAIHIGQKRELGAALFLGWASAAVLFIGGGLLCGFCCCNRKKQAYRYPVPGYCVPHTDKRRNTTMLSKTSTSYV, encoded by the coding sequence ATGGCATTTTATCCCTTGCAAATTGCTGGGCTGGTTCTTGGGTTCCTTGGCATGGTGGGGACTCTTGCCACAACCCTTCTGCCTCAGTGGAGAGTATCAGCTTTTGTTGGCAGCAACATTATTGTCTTTGAGAGGCTCTGGGAAGGGCTCTGGATGAACTGCATCCGACAAGCCAGGGTCCGGTTGCAATGCAAGGTCTATAGCTCCTTGTTGGCTCTCCCGCCTGCCCTGGAAACAGCCCGGGCCCTTATGTGTGTGGCTGTTGCTCTCTCCTTGATCGCCCTGCTTATTGGCATCTGTGGCATGAAGCAGGTCCAGTGCACAGGCTCTAACGAGAGGGCCAAAGCATACCTTCTGGGAACTTCAGGAGTCCTCTTCATCCTGACGGGCATCTTCGTTCTGATTCCGGTGAGCTGGACAGCCAATATAATCATCAGAGATTTCTACAACCCAGCCATCCACATAGGTCAGAAACGAGAGCTGGGAGCAGCACTTTTCCTTGGCTGGGCAAGCGCTGCTGTCCTCTTCATTGGAGGGGGTCTGCTTTGTGGATTTTGCTGCTGCAACAGAAAGAAGCAAGCGTACAGATATCCAGTGCCTGGCTACTGTGTGCCACACACAGATAAGCGAAGAAACACGACAATGCTTAGTAAGACCTCCACCAGTTATGTCTAA